A single region of the Arthrobacter sp. PAMC25564 genome encodes:
- a CDS encoding VTT domain-containing protein has protein sequence MTGDNIAYRVSTRLSTGYRWMNKPGIERLLHRARAELEKRGAVLIFAGRYLPGGRTAVNLSAGATAYPLTRFIWLDAAASLVWARVTGPETGDPTQTPN, from the coding sequence GTGACCGGAGACAACATCGCGTACCGGGTCAGCACGCGCCTCAGCACCGGATACCGGTGGATGAACAAGCCAGGGATTGAGCGGCTCCTGCACCGGGCCCGGGCCGAACTGGAGAAGCGCGGTGCGGTCCTGATTTTCGCTGGCCGTTACCTTCCCGGAGGCCGCACCGCCGTGAATCTCAGCGCCGGCGCCACGGCCTATCCGCTCACCAGATTCATCTGGCTGGACGCGGCTGCCTCCCTCGTCTGGGCCCGGGTCACCGGACCCGAAACCGGCGACCCAACCCAAACCCCGAACTAG
- a CDS encoding polysaccharide deacetylase family protein, with the protein MAWTPDRRSFLLAAATMALAGCAPDQAGQSLGDTPEPAVNAAAGIGSPPAAQATASPATAGGPAAQPRTVLTRDEVTKTYAAQAAKYWGLEAPGVLTRLPPAAAGVTLTFDFCGGANGNGADLAILAVLRQLHIPATLFLNSRWTTANQALAKDLAGDPLFELANHGTSHRPLSVTGRSAYGIPGTRNPGEVYDEIMTNDAVLTALTGQRPRFFRPGTAYLDEVSAQVVRSLDLIPVGFTINGDGGATFPAATVTREISRARAGDIVIAHGNHPAGGTSPGLVRALAVMKDRGETFVPLPRTIST; encoded by the coding sequence GTGGCATGGACCCCGGACCGGAGGTCATTCCTGCTGGCCGCCGCCACCATGGCACTGGCCGGCTGCGCCCCGGACCAGGCAGGACAATCCCTCGGTGACACCCCGGAACCAGCCGTCAACGCAGCAGCCGGAATCGGGTCTCCCCCCGCCGCGCAAGCAACTGCCTCCCCGGCCACGGCGGGCGGGCCTGCCGCCCAACCGCGGACGGTGTTGACCCGGGACGAGGTCACGAAGACCTATGCCGCACAGGCTGCGAAGTACTGGGGACTGGAGGCCCCGGGGGTGCTTACCCGCCTGCCCCCGGCGGCCGCCGGGGTGACGCTGACGTTTGACTTTTGTGGTGGGGCCAACGGCAACGGAGCCGATCTGGCCATCTTGGCCGTCCTGCGGCAGTTACACATCCCCGCCACCTTGTTCCTGAACTCCCGATGGACCACCGCCAACCAGGCCCTGGCTAAAGACCTGGCCGGTGACCCGCTCTTCGAACTCGCCAACCACGGAACCTCCCACCGCCCGCTGTCCGTCACAGGCCGGAGCGCCTACGGGATCCCGGGCACCAGGAACCCCGGCGAGGTCTACGACGAGATCATGACCAACGACGCCGTCCTCACCGCACTCACCGGACAGCGGCCCCGCTTCTTCAGACCGGGCACCGCGTATCTGGACGAGGTCTCCGCCCAAGTCGTCCGTTCCCTGGATCTCATCCCGGTCGGTTTCACCATCAACGGCGACGGCGGCGCCACGTTCCCCGCCGCCACCGTCACCCGCGAGATCTCCCGGGCACGGGCCGGGGACATCGTCATCGCCCACGGCAACCACCCCGCCGGCGGCACCAGCCCCGGCCTCGTGCGTGCCCTGGCGGTCATGAAAGACCGCGGCGAGACCTTCGTCCCGCTCCCCCGGACTATCAGCACCTGA
- a CDS encoding alkaline phosphatase family protein, translating to MMENRSFDHFVGWMPGADGKQAGLSYTDRYGIPHTTHHLTDFQGCGHPDPDHSYEGGRIQYNNGKNNGWLRAGDNDEFAVGYYDAADLDFWRQAGPDWTVCDRYFAATMAETYPNRFYQHAAATDRLHNSTATSTLPTIWDRLAAAGVTGKYYYGDIPFTALWGTKYLGISHHYSEFLSDCSAGSLPAVSFVDPRFTEEGSGTSGDDHPHADIRAGELFLAEVYNAVTAGPGWGNTMLVVNYDEWGGFYDHVAPGTAPDADAETALRGFRVPSLVISPRARRRYVAHDVYDHTSVLKAIEWRWNLPPLTPRDRAARNIAEVLDFSAAPNLAAPKYLVPPFVAGPACTPVGPPPEEEWSGLKQKALADGWKLP from the coding sequence ATGATGGAAAACCGGTCCTTCGACCACTTCGTGGGCTGGATGCCCGGCGCCGACGGCAAACAGGCCGGCCTGAGCTACACGGACCGTTACGGGATTCCGCACACCACCCATCACCTGACGGATTTCCAGGGGTGCGGGCACCCGGACCCGGACCACTCCTATGAGGGCGGGCGGATCCAATACAACAACGGCAAGAACAACGGCTGGCTGCGTGCCGGCGATAATGACGAGTTCGCCGTCGGCTATTACGACGCCGCCGACCTGGATTTCTGGCGTCAGGCCGGACCGGACTGGACGGTCTGTGACCGGTACTTCGCGGCCACGATGGCCGAAACCTACCCGAACCGGTTCTACCAGCACGCCGCCGCCACCGACCGGCTCCATAACTCAACGGCGACTTCCACACTCCCGACCATCTGGGACCGGCTCGCCGCCGCCGGGGTCACCGGAAAGTACTACTACGGCGACATCCCCTTCACCGCCCTCTGGGGCACCAAGTACCTCGGAATCTCCCACCACTACTCCGAATTCCTCTCCGACTGCAGCGCCGGCAGCCTGCCCGCGGTGTCCTTCGTGGATCCCCGCTTCACCGAGGAAGGTTCCGGAACATCCGGTGATGACCACCCGCACGCGGACATCCGCGCTGGCGAACTTTTCCTGGCGGAGGTCTACAACGCCGTCACGGCGGGCCCGGGTTGGGGCAACACGATGCTGGTGGTCAATTACGACGAGTGGGGCGGGTTCTACGACCACGTCGCACCCGGCACAGCCCCGGACGCTGACGCGGAAACGGCGCTGCGCGGCTTCCGCGTGCCCTCCCTGGTGATCTCCCCGCGTGCCCGACGCCGGTATGTCGCCCACGACGTCTATGACCACACCTCGGTCCTGAAGGCCATCGAGTGGCGGTGGAACCTGCCGCCGCTGACTCCCCGGGACAGGGCCGCCCGCAACATCGCCGAGGTGCTTGATTTCAGTGCCGCCCCCAACCTTGCCGCCCCCAAGTACCTGGTCCCGCCGTTCGTGGCAGGACCGGCCTGCACCCCGGTAGGCCCGCCCCCGGAAGAGGAGTGGTCAGGACTCAAACAGAAAGCACTCGCCGACGGATGGAAACTGCCATGA
- a CDS encoding FtsW/RodA/SpoVE family cell cycle protein: protein MSQQNAVVKPRRNVEALLLLVALIIGIGASAMVSLDRNEALGSGFWFQAGTLTVLAAVFHVVLRVRASYADPVILPIVVALNGIGIAMIQSLDTAAGTDAGGNQLKWTAVSVLIAAAVLWFLKDHRLLRRYTFISLAVSAVLLILPLVPGVSAGDINGASVWIRLGPLQFQPGEIVKITLGVFFAGYLSANRDLILLAGRKIGPLQFPRVKDMGPMVTAWAVSVGVLVFQHDLGMSILFFGLFMVMIYVATSRGSWLLLGLVLMAGGGYAAAKIFPHVSLRIDAWVNAFDPVVYERFPGGSAQIVEGLFGMASGGLLGEGLGLGRPDLVPFANSDMIVASLAEELGLAGIVAIVSLYILLFTRGFRAALGTRDPFGKLLACGLSFAMALQCFIIMGGVTRLIPLTGLTTPFLSAGGSSLLANWIIVALLLRISDAARRPHATGPLTTEAEETVASPDRKTPAGPMPGH, encoded by the coding sequence ATGAGCCAGCAGAACGCCGTCGTGAAGCCGCGCAGGAATGTCGAGGCCCTCTTGCTGCTTGTGGCGTTGATCATCGGGATCGGTGCCAGCGCGATGGTCAGCCTGGACAGGAACGAGGCCCTGGGTTCGGGGTTCTGGTTCCAGGCGGGAACCCTGACCGTTCTGGCTGCGGTGTTCCATGTTGTTTTGCGGGTGCGGGCGAGCTACGCGGACCCCGTGATCCTTCCGATCGTGGTGGCCCTGAACGGCATCGGCATCGCGATGATCCAAAGCCTGGATACGGCCGCAGGGACCGACGCCGGAGGCAACCAGCTCAAGTGGACGGCCGTGTCCGTCCTCATCGCCGCCGCCGTCCTCTGGTTTCTCAAGGACCACCGATTGCTGCGTCGGTACACGTTCATTTCCCTGGCCGTCAGCGCCGTGCTGCTGATCCTGCCGCTGGTTCCCGGTGTCTCCGCCGGTGACATCAACGGTGCCAGCGTCTGGATCCGTCTGGGCCCATTGCAGTTCCAGCCCGGAGAAATCGTCAAAATCACCCTGGGGGTCTTTTTCGCCGGATACCTGTCCGCCAACCGGGACCTGATCCTGCTGGCCGGCAGGAAAATCGGACCCCTGCAATTCCCCCGCGTCAAGGACATGGGGCCGATGGTGACTGCCTGGGCCGTCAGCGTCGGGGTGCTGGTCTTCCAGCACGACCTGGGCATGTCCATTCTCTTCTTTGGCCTGTTCATGGTCATGATCTACGTCGCCACCAGCCGGGGCAGCTGGCTGCTCCTCGGACTGGTCCTCATGGCAGGCGGCGGCTATGCCGCGGCTAAGATATTCCCGCATGTGAGTCTGCGCATCGACGCCTGGGTCAACGCCTTCGACCCGGTTGTCTACGAACGCTTCCCGGGCGGGAGCGCCCAGATTGTCGAGGGTCTGTTCGGGATGGCCTCCGGCGGCCTGCTCGGCGAAGGCCTGGGCCTGGGGCGCCCGGACCTGGTGCCCTTCGCCAACAGCGACATGATCGTCGCCTCCCTCGCGGAAGAACTGGGTCTGGCCGGCATCGTTGCCATCGTCAGCCTCTACATACTGCTCTTCACCCGCGGGTTCCGGGCCGCCCTCGGGACCCGGGACCCGTTCGGGAAACTGCTGGCCTGCGGCCTGTCTTTCGCCATGGCGCTGCAATGCTTCATCATCATGGGAGGCGTCACCCGTCTCATCCCGCTCACCGGGCTGACCACCCCGTTCCTCTCCGCCGGAGGCTCCTCCCTGCTGGCGAACTGGATCATCGTGGCCCTCCTGCTGCGCATCAGCGACGCCGCCCGCAGACCCCACGCAACCGGCCCGCTCACGACAGAGGCAGAAGAAACTGTGGCCAGTCCGGACCGGAAGACCCCAGCCGGTCCGATGCCCGGCCACTGA
- the ftsW gene encoding putative lipid II flippase FtsW, with protein sequence MMTATKKPLPHKTLPGRWSGRIRGWLADESADRQRPVILAVVLTLAAIGLVEVASASSVESVASGVNPYDLPLKQGMWTLAGVVIMLVLAGLPVRYIRKLAWPMLIAATIALVLVFTPLGMTVNGNRNWLNVGGFTAQPSEFAKLALIVWAAAVLSRKQKLLGQWKHAVIPLLPVGAVIMALVALGHDLGTTLIIMMILAATLFYGGIPMKVFGVAAAACAVAALVLAATSGNRMGRIFSWLGMGSTEDSQGLGYQALNGQYALASGGWFGVGLGQSRQKWNWIPEAHNDFIFTILGEELGLAGTLLVLGLFAILAVAVFKTIARTRDAFARIVSCSVITWIIGQAIINIAMVSGLLPVIGVPLPFISYGGSAMVSSLAGIGMILAVTRTNQNAEDARMSRQPARSS encoded by the coding sequence ATGATGACCGCAACAAAGAAACCGCTTCCGCACAAGACCCTGCCGGGGCGTTGGTCGGGCCGTATCAGAGGGTGGCTGGCGGACGAATCCGCGGACCGTCAGCGGCCGGTCATCCTGGCCGTGGTGCTGACGCTCGCGGCGATCGGCCTGGTCGAGGTCGCCTCGGCTTCCTCGGTAGAGTCCGTCGCCTCCGGGGTCAACCCCTATGATCTTCCCTTGAAACAAGGCATGTGGACCCTCGCCGGGGTCGTCATCATGCTGGTCCTTGCAGGGTTGCCGGTCCGTTATATCCGGAAACTGGCATGGCCCATGCTGATCGCCGCCACCATCGCCCTGGTCCTGGTTTTCACGCCGCTGGGCATGACGGTCAACGGCAACCGGAACTGGCTGAACGTGGGCGGGTTCACCGCCCAGCCCTCGGAGTTTGCCAAACTCGCGCTCATCGTCTGGGCTGCCGCCGTGCTGTCCCGGAAGCAGAAATTACTTGGCCAATGGAAGCACGCGGTCATTCCTCTGCTGCCCGTGGGCGCGGTCATCATGGCACTCGTCGCCCTTGGCCATGACCTGGGCACGACCCTGATCATCATGATGATCCTTGCCGCCACCTTGTTCTACGGGGGCATTCCGATGAAGGTCTTCGGGGTGGCCGCGGCGGCCTGCGCCGTGGCGGCACTGGTCCTGGCCGCGACCAGCGGCAATCGGATGGGACGGATCTTTTCCTGGCTCGGGATGGGCTCCACGGAAGACTCGCAGGGACTGGGCTACCAGGCCCTGAACGGCCAATACGCGTTGGCATCCGGTGGCTGGTTCGGGGTGGGACTCGGGCAAAGCCGGCAGAAATGGAACTGGATCCCCGAAGCGCACAACGACTTCATCTTCACCATCCTGGGGGAAGAACTGGGCCTGGCGGGCACCTTGCTGGTCCTCGGACTCTTCGCCATCCTCGCTGTCGCCGTGTTCAAGACCATCGCCCGGACCCGGGATGCTTTCGCCCGAATTGTCTCGTGCAGCGTCATCACCTGGATCATCGGACAGGCCATCATCAACATCGCCATGGTCAGCGGCCTGCTCCCCGTCATCGGAGTCCCGCTGCCCTTCATCTCCTACGGCGGCTCTGCCATGGTCTCCTCGCTGGCCGGCATCGGCATGATCCTCGCCGTCACCCGCACCAACCAGAACGCCGAAGACGCCCGGATGTCCCGGCAACCGGCCCGGAGTTCCTAA
- a CDS encoding DUF1345 domain-containing protein, producing the protein MTIPDFSTAFHRSGVSVAAMAVAGLAVALPVGMFRSWAYAPALGWAAASLTYLILVWSVIGRLDATGTAAHARARGEDPGRVVSDVLVLVATLASFGGVALILLEAGSAQGGSKAAIIALALGSVTLSWLLVHTLFTLRYATLYYRESDGVDFNEKKPPRYADFAYLAFTIGMTFQVSDTDLTTDAIRYTALRQALLSYVLGAIVLATVINLVSGLVH; encoded by the coding sequence ATGACTATTCCTGACTTCAGTACAGCCTTCCACCGCTCCGGCGTGAGCGTGGCTGCCATGGCCGTTGCCGGGCTGGCCGTCGCCCTGCCAGTTGGAATGTTCCGGTCGTGGGCCTACGCCCCGGCCCTGGGCTGGGCGGCCGCATCACTGACCTACCTGATCCTGGTCTGGTCCGTCATCGGGCGCCTGGACGCCACCGGCACCGCCGCCCACGCCCGCGCACGTGGGGAGGACCCGGGACGGGTCGTCTCGGACGTGCTGGTGCTGGTCGCCACCCTGGCCAGCTTCGGCGGCGTCGCACTGATCCTGCTGGAGGCAGGCTCCGCCCAGGGCGGGTCGAAGGCGGCCATCATCGCCTTGGCCCTCGGCAGCGTCACGCTCTCCTGGCTCCTGGTGCACACCCTCTTCACGCTCCGGTACGCCACCCTCTACTACAGGGAAAGCGACGGCGTGGACTTCAACGAAAAGAAACCGCCCCGCTACGCGGACTTCGCCTACCTCGCCTTCACCATCGGGATGACCTTCCAGGTCTCCGACACGGACCTGACCACGGACGCCATCCGGTACACCGCCCTCCGCCAGGCCCTGCTCTCCTACGTCCTGGGCGCCATCGTCCTCGCCACCGTCATCAACCTCGTCTCCGGCCTCGTCCACTGA
- a CDS encoding undecaprenyl-diphosphate phosphatase, producing MIQAAVLGFLQGITELFPISSLGHSVIFPKLFGWNLDQNAPSFLTFLIATHLATAIVLFIFFLKDWIEIFKGLGRSVRDRKISPADTYAKLGWLLIIGTIPAGILGLVLEKPIRALFASPLIAAAFLILNGLVLFTAERLRRRERPRVTAHPVPGPDSGGSAADGPASDARIATTLSWKQALGIGAAQAAALVPGISRSGSSMVGGLLSGLNNENAARFSFLLATPIIGAAAVLKLPELLSPAMSEERPAFLVGAVCSAVAAWFATKFLLRFFETRTLTPFAIYCVAGGAIYFTAMLIIG from the coding sequence ATGATCCAGGCTGCTGTCCTTGGCTTCCTCCAGGGCATCACCGAACTCTTTCCCATTTCCAGTCTGGGTCACAGTGTCATTTTTCCAAAGCTGTTCGGGTGGAACCTGGACCAGAACGCGCCGTCGTTTCTGACCTTCCTCATCGCCACCCATCTGGCCACCGCCATCGTATTGTTCATCTTCTTTCTCAAAGACTGGATTGAGATCTTCAAGGGCCTGGGCCGATCCGTGCGGGACCGGAAAATCAGCCCGGCCGACACCTACGCGAAACTCGGCTGGCTGCTCATCATCGGAACGATTCCCGCCGGTATCCTGGGCCTGGTGTTGGAGAAACCCATCCGTGCGCTGTTCGCATCTCCGCTCATCGCGGCCGCCTTCCTGATACTTAACGGGCTGGTCCTCTTCACCGCAGAACGCCTGCGGCGGCGCGAGCGGCCACGCGTCACAGCGCATCCGGTGCCCGGTCCGGATTCGGGCGGTTCCGCCGCGGACGGCCCGGCTTCGGATGCCCGGATCGCCACGACGCTTTCCTGGAAACAGGCGCTGGGTATCGGCGCGGCGCAGGCCGCGGCCCTGGTGCCGGGTATTTCCCGGTCCGGCTCTTCCATGGTCGGGGGCCTGCTTTCGGGGCTGAACAACGAAAACGCCGCCCGGTTCAGCTTCCTGCTCGCCACGCCCATCATCGGCGCGGCCGCGGTCCTTAAACTCCCGGAGCTGCTCAGCCCTGCGATGTCCGAGGAGCGTCCGGCCTTCCTCGTCGGAGCCGTCTGCTCCGCCGTCGCGGCATGGTTCGCCACAAAATTCCTGCTCAGGTTCTTCGAAACCCGGACCTTGACGCCCTTCGCCATCTACTGCGTGGCCGGCGGCGCCATCTACTTCACGGCGATGCTCATCATCGGATAG
- a CDS encoding LCP family protein has translation MSPGEVATLLGRHHTPGPESGPSAPVPYPGQGTLVDNSRNHPARRRPRWLKITGIAVAVVFLGVVVFGGYWLWRLQSNISSSALGAGGLRTEGPVDDRKDRLQILVLGSDTRSGKNGQYGTADQSSGYGQSDVMMLLDISADNNHVNVISFPRDLLVDVPACTDRTTNQRHDARPNVMINSAMADAGIGCAVDTVNKLTGMEVDHFMMADFNAVKELSNTVGGVEVCVNAAVFDPESGLRLPKGTSQVQGDQALAFLRTRHAFADGGDLGRIKAQQSFLASLTRKLKADGTLGNPQKMLGVADTVTRNLTVDDGLASVPTMLTLADRLKNIDPAKVNFITVPTVPAASDPNRLGLDEPAAGNLFAMLRRSADLSQPPPGTDPGTPSADPSTAAATKPGYDKALQPVTVANGTSVPGRSTDIGALLTGAGYTKLARIQAQPRPQSMVYYGPGFADVAADIAALFGLPPASVQQVTGVQGVQLYAGEDFTSGTRPAPPTPAPSDVVAQTANDQTCQTTNPGG, from the coding sequence ATGTCCCCGGGAGAGGTAGCCACATTGCTCGGTCGTCACCACACACCTGGCCCGGAATCAGGGCCTTCCGCGCCCGTCCCCTACCCCGGTCAGGGCACGCTGGTTGATAACAGCCGCAATCACCCGGCCCGCCGGCGGCCGCGCTGGCTCAAGATCACCGGCATCGCCGTCGCCGTGGTGTTCCTGGGGGTTGTCGTTTTCGGCGGCTACTGGCTCTGGCGCCTCCAGTCGAACATCTCCAGCTCTGCTCTCGGAGCCGGCGGCCTCCGGACCGAAGGCCCGGTCGACGACCGCAAGGACCGCCTGCAGATCCTCGTCCTGGGCAGTGATACCAGGAGCGGGAAGAACGGACAGTACGGGACCGCCGACCAGTCCTCGGGCTATGGGCAGTCCGATGTCATGATGCTGCTGGATATTTCCGCGGACAACAACCACGTCAACGTCATCAGTTTCCCCCGTGACCTGCTGGTCGACGTCCCGGCCTGCACGGACCGCACGACGAACCAGCGCCACGACGCGCGCCCCAACGTGATGATCAACAGCGCCATGGCCGACGCCGGAATCGGCTGTGCCGTGGACACCGTGAACAAGCTCACCGGAATGGAAGTCGACCACTTCATGATGGCTGACTTCAACGCCGTGAAAGAACTCTCCAACACCGTCGGCGGCGTCGAGGTCTGCGTCAACGCCGCCGTCTTCGATCCCGAATCCGGCCTCCGCCTGCCCAAAGGGACCTCGCAGGTCCAGGGCGACCAGGCCCTGGCATTCCTGCGCACCCGCCATGCCTTCGCCGACGGCGGAGACCTGGGCCGGATCAAGGCCCAGCAGTCGTTCCTCGCTTCCCTGACCCGGAAACTCAAGGCCGACGGCACCCTGGGCAACCCGCAGAAGATGCTGGGCGTTGCCGACACCGTTACCAGGAACCTGACGGTCGATGATGGTCTCGCCTCTGTTCCGACGATGCTGACCCTCGCCGACCGGCTCAAGAACATCGACCCGGCCAAAGTCAACTTCATCACCGTCCCCACCGTCCCTGCGGCGTCGGATCCCAACAGGCTGGGCCTGGACGAACCGGCAGCAGGCAACCTGTTCGCCATGCTCCGGCGAAGCGCCGATCTCAGCCAGCCACCACCCGGCACCGACCCGGGAACACCCTCCGCGGATCCGTCCACGGCGGCGGCAACAAAGCCGGGCTATGACAAGGCACTCCAGCCCGTCACCGTCGCCAACGGAACCAGCGTGCCCGGCAGGAGCACCGACATCGGGGCACTCCTGACCGGGGCCGGCTACACCAAACTGGCCCGGATCCAGGCACAGCCCCGACCGCAGTCCATGGTCTACTACGGCCCCGGCTTCGCCGACGTCGCCGCCGACATCGCCGCACTCTTCGGGCTCCCGCCCGCGAGCGTGCAACAGGTAACCGGTGTCCAGGGCGTACAGCTCTACGCCGGTGAAGACTTCACCAGCGGCACAAGACCAGCACCACCTACCCCCGCCCCAAGCGACGTCGTCGCCCAGACCGCAAACGACCAGACCTGCCAAACCACCAATCCGGGTGGTTAG
- a CDS encoding alkaline phosphatase family protein, whose product MSTKTVRTTATPGSRRRGRRLTLRASAAATVLLTAAAIGYGPVQPAAIAGAPTATQGQGYLPGAKHVFVINLENKGYDETWGPASAAPYLSQTLRAQGVLLNQYFGTAHNSQPNYVAQISGQGPNPQMQADCQNYSPFVGTGTASPGQAVGDGCVFPASVPTVAGQLTTAGKTWKGYMEDMGTPCRHPAPGAVDDTQKAKVGDQYAARHNPFVYFAGITGSPDCARNDVDLSALKTDLASAATTPNLSMITPDLCHDGHDTRCVDGQPGGLASADAWLKQWVPAITSSPAFKQDGVLVITFDESDGPQSDATACCGEGPGPNSPQPGLTGPGGGRVGALVLSPFTKGGTWSTTPYNHYSLLASIEDTFALPYLGYAGTPGLNRFGLDVYNAGV is encoded by the coding sequence ATGAGCACCAAAACAGTCCGCACGACGGCGACCCCCGGATCCCGCAGGCGCGGCCGCCGCCTCACTCTGCGCGCCTCCGCCGCGGCCACTGTCCTTCTCACCGCAGCGGCGATCGGCTACGGACCGGTCCAGCCGGCCGCCATAGCGGGTGCCCCGACGGCTACGCAGGGCCAGGGCTACCTGCCAGGGGCAAAGCACGTCTTCGTCATCAACCTGGAAAACAAGGGCTACGACGAGACGTGGGGTCCGGCGTCGGCCGCCCCGTACCTGTCCCAGACGCTCCGAGCCCAGGGGGTGCTGCTGAACCAGTACTTCGGCACGGCCCACAACTCCCAGCCCAACTACGTGGCCCAGATTTCGGGCCAGGGGCCCAACCCCCAGATGCAGGCCGACTGCCAGAACTACTCACCCTTCGTCGGCACCGGAACCGCCAGCCCAGGCCAGGCCGTCGGCGACGGCTGCGTCTTCCCCGCCAGCGTCCCCACGGTCGCGGGCCAGCTCACCACAGCGGGCAAGACCTGGAAGGGCTACATGGAGGACATGGGAACCCCGTGCCGGCACCCCGCCCCCGGTGCCGTGGATGACACGCAGAAGGCAAAAGTCGGCGACCAGTACGCGGCCCGCCACAACCCCTTCGTGTACTTCGCCGGGATCACCGGCTCCCCGGACTGCGCCAGGAACGACGTCGACCTCAGCGCCCTGAAAACGGACCTCGCGTCGGCCGCCACCACGCCCAACCTGTCCATGATCACTCCCGACCTCTGCCACGACGGGCACGACACCCGCTGCGTCGACGGGCAGCCCGGCGGCCTGGCCAGCGCCGATGCGTGGCTGAAGCAATGGGTGCCGGCCATCACCTCCTCCCCGGCGTTCAAACAGGACGGCGTCCTGGTGATCACCTTCGACGAATCCGACGGCCCCCAGTCCGACGCGACCGCCTGCTGCGGCGAAGGCCCGGGACCCAACTCGCCCCAGCCGGGCCTCACCGGCCCCGGCGGCGGCCGGGTCGGTGCCCTCGTCCTCTCCCCCTTCACCAAGGGCGGGACCTGGTCCACCACCCCGTACAACCACTACAGCCTGCTGGCCAGCATCGAAGACACCTTCGCCCTGCCCTACCTGGGGTACGCGGGAACACCCGGACTGAACCGGTTCGGACTCGACGTCTACAACGCCGGAGTCTAG